A single region of the bacterium genome encodes:
- a CDS encoding thioredoxin domain-containing protein, translated as MHGRAREPGDACAVRALPHGRGPRGGAAGGAGGADPLDGVLPQQGEESAGHGERARRAARGAGAGHDGRAGGAAGRGAQDGERGARQRVRQGGGRGGGHPRDAALEPVGPDAAQGPGQDRGGPHGARPARGLDRPGPPVHLPRPRGVQGAEAALRGVCGGGSLSISRRVRGEGRGEGEGVGGGDAATSSRNGKGQAVSTEARNALAGERSPFLRHGATQPVDWLPWGEAAFERARREGRPILLDIGAVWCHWCHVMDRESYEDEETARLINELFVPVKVDRDERPDVDARYQRAVQALTGQGGWPLTAFLTPDGEVFYGGTYFPPEDRYGRPSFRRVLREVARVWRENPERAAENARAVKARLAAYGRAESEPGAVSPRLIDAAVEELASSFDFRYGGFGGAPKFPSAGALELLLDRSQEGGEPWVRRMAVETLDAMARGGIHDQLGGGFHRYATDARWRIPHFEKMAYDNGPLLAVYARAAAVYGSPLYREVAERVVAYYREVAPALLERGGFPASQDADVGPDDDGSYWTWTMDEARAALGGDERLLRAAVLRYGLDDPESAMHGDRERHVPYRALEAPEIAARLELPIAETESLLGEVERRLKAARDRRPRPFVDETPYAGWVSLVASGHLAAARYAGVEGAQEAALRALDRVWAEAFDEGRGVAHAVGERSGEGYLEDQAYAARAFIDAFELTQRPAWLERARRVLDVMLARFRDDGGALLDRARDAAGAVGALAEPHRPVVDAPAPAGNAVAALALLRLAALTHEGRWREAALGVLNAFGGTGQRVGAAAATFVWAVSWATLPVTTVVVVGAPGDARADALLRAALAAPRPRTVVRRLAPDAVGREALPPALAAMVTREAPRAYVCTGETCAPPVAGVEALREVMG; from the coding sequence ACCAGGTGACGCCTGCGCTGTTCGCGCGCTACCCCACGGCCGAGGACCTCGCGGCGGCGCGGCAGGAGGAGCTGGAGGAGCTGATCCGCTCGACGGGGTTTTACCGCAGCAAGGCGAAGAGTCTGCTGGGCATGGCGAACGCGCTCGTCGAGCGGCACGGGGGGCAGGTGCCGGACACGATGGACGCGCTGGTGGAGCTGCCGGGCGTGGGGCGCAAGACGGCGAACGTGGTGCTCGGCAACGCGTTCGGCAAGGCGGAGGGCGTGGTGGTGGACACCCACGTGACGCGGCTCTCGAACCGGTTGGGCCTGACGCGGCACAAGGACCCGGTCAAGATCGAGGCGGACCTCATGGAGCTCGTCCCGCGCGAGGACTGGACCGACCTGGCCCACCTGTTCATCTACCACGGCCGCGCGGTGTGCAAGGCGCCGAAGCCGCGCTGCGGGGCGTGTGTGGTGGCGGATCTCTGTCCATCAGCCGTCGCGTGAGGGGAGAGGGCCGGGGCGAGGGCGAGGGCGTGGGAGGTGGCGACGCGGCGACGTCGTCCCGCAACGGAAAGGGGCAGGCGGTGAGCACAGAGGCGAGGAACGCGCTGGCGGGCGAGCGGAGCCCGTTCCTGCGGCACGGCGCGACGCAGCCGGTGGATTGGCTGCCGTGGGGCGAGGCGGCGTTCGAGCGGGCGCGGCGCGAGGGGCGGCCCATCCTGCTCGACATCGGCGCGGTGTGGTGCCACTGGTGCCACGTGATGGACCGCGAGAGCTACGAGGACGAGGAGACCGCGCGGCTCATCAACGAGCTGTTCGTGCCGGTGAAGGTGGATCGGGACGAGCGGCCCGACGTGGACGCGCGCTACCAGCGCGCAGTGCAGGCGTTGACGGGGCAGGGCGGGTGGCCGCTGACCGCGTTCCTCACGCCGGACGGCGAGGTCTTCTACGGCGGGACGTACTTCCCGCCGGAGGACCGGTACGGCCGGCCCTCGTTCCGCAGGGTGCTGCGCGAGGTCGCGCGCGTATGGCGGGAGAACCCGGAGCGCGCGGCGGAGAACGCGCGCGCGGTGAAGGCGCGGCTCGCGGCGTACGGCCGCGCGGAGAGTGAGCCCGGCGCGGTCTCGCCGCGCCTCATCGATGCGGCGGTCGAGGAGCTCGCCTCGTCGTTCGACTTTCGGTACGGCGGGTTCGGCGGCGCGCCGAAGTTCCCGAGCGCGGGCGCGCTGGAGCTGCTGCTGGACCGCTCGCAGGAGGGCGGCGAGCCGTGGGTGCGGCGCATGGCGGTCGAGACGCTGGACGCGATGGCGCGGGGCGGGATCCACGACCAGCTCGGCGGCGGCTTCCACCGCTACGCGACGGACGCGCGCTGGCGCATCCCGCACTTCGAGAAGATGGCGTACGACAACGGCCCGCTGCTCGCGGTGTACGCGCGGGCGGCTGCGGTGTACGGGTCGCCGCTGTACCGCGAGGTCGCGGAGCGCGTCGTCGCCTACTACCGCGAGGTCGCGCCCGCGCTGCTCGAGCGGGGCGGCTTCCCCGCGTCCCAGGATGCCGACGTGGGGCCGGACGACGACGGCTCGTACTGGACGTGGACGATGGACGAGGCGCGGGCGGCTCTGGGTGGCGACGAGCGGCTGCTGCGTGCCGCGGTGCTGCGCTACGGGCTGGACGACCCGGAGAGCGCCATGCACGGCGACCGCGAGCGTCACGTGCCCTATCGTGCGCTGGAGGCGCCGGAGATCGCGGCGCGGCTGGAGCTGCCGATCGCCGAGACGGAGTCGCTGCTGGGCGAGGTGGAGCGGCGGCTGAAGGCGGCGCGGGACCGGCGGCCGCGACCGTTCGTGGATGAGACGCCGTACGCGGGCTGGGTCTCGCTGGTGGCCTCCGGCCATCTCGCCGCTGCAAGGTACGCGGGGGTCGAGGGGGCGCAGGAGGCCGCGCTGCGCGCCCTGGATCGGGTGTGGGCGGAGGCGTTCGACGAGGGGCGGGGCGTCGCGCACGCGGTGGGCGAGCGGAGCGGCGAGGGTTACCTCGAGGACCAGGCGTACGCGGCCCGCGCGTTCATCGATGCGTTCGAGCTGACGCAGCGGCCGGCGTGGCTGGAACGCGCGCGGCGGGTTCTGGATGTGATGCTCGCGCGCTTCCGGGACGATGGCGGCGCGCTGCTCGATCGCGCGCGGGATGCGGCCGGTGCCGTCGGCGCGCTCGCGGAGCCGCACCGGCCGGTGGTGGACGCGCCTGCGCCGGCGGGCAACGCAGTGGCGGCGCTGGCGTTGCTGCGGCTCGCGGCGCTGACGCACGAGGGGCGGTGGCGGGAGGCCGCGCTGGGCGTCCTGAACGCGTTCGGCGGGACGGGGCAGCGCGTGGGCGCGGCCGCCGCGACGTTCGTGTGGGCGGTGTCCTGGGCGACGCTGCCGGTCACGACGGTGGTGGTCGTGGGGGCGCCGGGCGATGCCCGCGCGGACGCACTCCTGCGCGCGGCGCTGGCAGCCCCGCGGCCGCGCACGGTGGTTCGGCGACTCGCGCCGGATGCGGTGGGCCGGGAGGCGCTGCCGCCGGCCCTCGCGGCCATGGTGACGCGGGAGGCGCCGCGGGCCTACGTGTGCACGGGCGAGACGTGCGCGCCGCCGGTGGCGGGGGTGGAGGCGCTGAGGGAGGTGATGGGGTAG